The following coding sequences lie in one Benincasa hispida cultivar B227 chromosome 6, ASM972705v1, whole genome shotgun sequence genomic window:
- the LOC120079204 gene encoding uncharacterized protein LOC120079204: protein MNSLIIQLLASEKLNGRNYSAWKSNLNTILVVDDLSFVLTEECPQAPSLNANRIVWEAYDRWVKANEKARVYILASMSDVLAKKHESLATTKEIIDSLREIFGQPSWSPRHEAIKQIYTKQMKEGTSIREHILDMIMHLNIAEVNGGPIDEVNQVSFFLQSLLKSFIPFETDASLNKIEFNFTTLLNELQQFQNLTLGKGKEVEANVATSKKKFIRGLSSRNKAGPSKAQMIKKGKG from the coding sequence ATGAATAGCTTgataattcaactcttagcttccgagaaactaaacggCCGTAATTATTCGGCttggaaatcaaatctaaacacaaTACTGGTAGTTGACGATCTAAgctttgtcttaactgaggaatgtcctcaagcccCAAGCTTAAATGCTAATCGAATTGTTTGGGAAGCATACGATCGATGGGTCAAagccaatgaaaaggcccgtgtttacattcttgccagcatgtctgatgttttggcaaagaaacatgaatccttagctaCGACTAAAGAGATTATAGATTCATTAAGAGAAATATTTGGGCAACCATCATGGTCCCCTAGACACGAGGCAATTAAGCAAATTTACACAAAGCAGATGAAGGAGGGgacctctattagagaacataTCCTGGACATGATAATGCACTTAAATATCGCTGAAGTAAATGGCGGACCCATTGATGAGGTTAATCAGGTCAGCTTTTTCTTacaatctcttctgaagagttttatACCTTTTGAGACAGATGCAtctttaaataagatagaatttaacTTCACTACCCTTCTTAACGAGCTCCAGCAATTCCAAAACCTTACTTTAGGTAAGGGGAAGGAagtggaagcaaatgttgctaccagtaagaaaaaatttataagaggATTGTCGTCTAGAAACAAAGCTGGACCCTCTAAAGCTCAAATGATAAAGAAGGGGAAAGGATAG